In Xylanibacter ruminicola 23, a single genomic region encodes these proteins:
- a CDS encoding sugar 3,4-ketoisomerase, producing MKTTDCKILNLPKIADGRGNLSIIEEYKQIPFKICRSYWIYDVPGGCERGGHAYKKNTEFIVALSGSFDVVVNDGTNEQTFHLNRSYMGLLVPQGLWRVMNNFSTNSLALILSDTEYDAGDYIMDYEDYRKWNNQR from the coding sequence ATGAAAACAACTGATTGTAAGATATTGAATTTGCCAAAGATTGCTGATGGTAGAGGGAATCTTTCTATTATAGAGGAGTATAAACAGATTCCTTTTAAAATTTGCCGTTCATATTGGATTTATGATGTTCCTGGTGGTTGTGAACGTGGAGGTCATGCTTACAAAAAGAATACAGAGTTCATTGTCGCGCTTTCTGGTAGTTTTGATGTTGTGGTAAATGATGGGACTAATGAGCAGACTTTTCATTTGAACCGTTCATACATGGGATTATTAGTCCCCCAAGGTTTATGGCGAGTAATGAATAATTTTTCTACTAATTCATTGGCCCTGATTTTATCTGATACAGAGTACGATGCTGGTGATTATATAATGGATTATGAAGACTATAGAAAATGGAATAATCAAAGATAG
- a CDS encoding DegT/DnrJ/EryC1/StrS family aminotransferase: MVKLLDLQAITAMHGDEIKAAVNRVIDSGWFLQGNENKQFETDYAQYIGTEHCIAVANGLDALYLLMRGYKEMGLMQDGDEIIVPANTYIATIIAITRNNLVPVLVEPTWESLEIDIDKVEAAITPRTKGVMIVHLYGRIAYNDKLGEICKKHNLKLMEDCAQSHGCAWKGVKTGALGDAAAHSFYPGKNLGALGDAGAVTTNDPELAEVIRALANYGSQKKYVFKYVGMNSRMAETDAAALDVKLKYLDEDNHSRQQLAAYYYANINNPLITLPKRIEDENNVYHQFPIFCEKRDELQEYLKQNGIQTLIHYPIPPHKQECYREWNNRSYPITEKIHAQELSIPMNQVVSMDEAAEVVRVINSYHG, from the coding sequence ATGGTTAAACTTTTGGATTTGCAGGCCATCACGGCTATGCATGGTGATGAAATAAAAGCAGCAGTAAATCGTGTGATTGATTCAGGCTGGTTTCTTCAAGGTAATGAAAACAAACAGTTTGAAACTGATTATGCTCAATATATAGGTACAGAACATTGTATAGCTGTAGCCAATGGTCTTGATGCATTGTATCTGTTGATGCGAGGCTATAAGGAAATGGGCTTGATGCAGGATGGTGACGAGATTATCGTGCCAGCTAATACGTATATAGCTACGATTATAGCAATCACCCGTAATAATCTTGTACCTGTTTTGGTTGAGCCTACATGGGAGAGTCTTGAAATTGATATTGATAAGGTTGAGGCTGCAATCACTCCTAGGACGAAGGGGGTGATGATTGTTCATCTATATGGCCGAATTGCCTATAATGATAAGTTAGGTGAGATATGCAAAAAGCATAATCTGAAGTTGATGGAAGATTGTGCTCAGAGCCATGGTTGTGCTTGGAAGGGAGTCAAGACAGGTGCTTTGGGTGATGCCGCAGCTCATAGTTTCTATCCTGGTAAGAATCTAGGTGCATTAGGTGATGCCGGTGCGGTAACAACTAATGACCCAGAATTGGCAGAGGTAATCCGGGCTTTGGCAAATTATGGCAGTCAGAAAAAATACGTATTTAAGTATGTAGGTATGAACAGTCGTATGGCAGAGACTGATGCCGCAGCTTTGGATGTGAAGTTGAAGTATCTGGATGAAGATAATCATTCACGTCAACAGTTAGCAGCTTATTACTATGCCAACATTAATAATCCGTTAATAACACTGCCCAAACGAATTGAAGATGAAAATAATGTTTATCATCAGTTTCCGATTTTCTGTGAGAAACGTGATGAATTGCAGGAATATCTAAAACAGAATGGTATCCAAACTTTAATTCATTATCCAATACCTCCTCATAAGCAGGAGTGTTATAGGGAATGGAATAATCGAAGTTATCCTATTACGGAGAAAATTCATGCTCAGGAGTTAAGTATTCCTATGAATCAAGTGGTTTCAATGGATGAAGCTGCAGAAGTGGTTAGAGTTATTAATAGCTATCATGGATAA
- a CDS encoding glycosyltransferase family 92 protein, translated as MNRIIAYIKTLGLLLELLFCNFFLRLFLRKPNYDKKYRISLCGIFKNEASFLKEWIEFHEMIGVEHFYLYNNNSEDNYKEILQSYIDRGLVTLVDWPYDQAQIAAYQNFYETYRHETQWVSFLDIDEFFCPRYAKTIGEWLSTMDKYPVLVLYWRMFGTSGKLHHNNDELVIEQYHVSWDHLYHCGKCLVNTDYGISVFDTSTHHLTRVKYPLFGGFFNVTVFPANQFGWFVFDPIHFGRFFDESKYSIQINHYWSKAWEVYEKKRRMTDVYFKENPKLNLSYFYEHEHENRTENHTIFRFLMQLKLKMGLFDYENN; from the coding sequence ATGAATAGAATCATTGCATATATAAAAACTTTAGGTTTGTTGTTAGAACTATTGTTTTGTAACTTCTTTCTTCGTCTTTTCTTAAGAAAACCAAACTATGATAAAAAATATCGTATAAGTCTTTGTGGCATTTTTAAGAACGAAGCATCTTTCTTAAAGGAATGGATTGAGTTCCATGAAATGATCGGTGTGGAGCACTTCTATCTTTATAACAATAATTCTGAAGATAATTATAAAGAAATACTTCAGTCATATATTGATAGAGGGCTTGTTACATTAGTTGATTGGCCTTATGACCAAGCACAAATAGCTGCATATCAGAATTTTTATGAAACTTACCGTCATGAAACTCAGTGGGTATCTTTCTTAGATATCGATGAGTTCTTTTGTCCGCGATATGCGAAAACGATAGGGGAGTGGCTTTCCACTATGGACAAGTATCCTGTATTGGTTCTTTATTGGCGGATGTTTGGAACATCTGGCAAGTTGCATCATAATAATGATGAATTAGTAATTGAGCAATACCATGTTTCTTGGGACCATTTATATCATTGTGGAAAATGTTTGGTTAATACAGACTATGGTATTTCTGTTTTTGATACTTCTACTCATCATCTTACACGTGTAAAATATCCCTTGTTTGGTGGTTTTTTCAATGTTACGGTTTTCCCTGCAAACCAATTTGGTTGGTTCGTATTTGACCCGATACATTTTGGACGTTTCTTTGATGAGTCAAAGTATTCCATACAGATTAACCATTATTGGTCAAAAGCCTGGGAAGTGTATGAAAAGAAACGGCGAATGACTGACGTTTACTTTAAGGAGAATCCAAAGTTAAACTTGTCATATTTCTATGAGCATGAGCATGAAAATCGAACAGAGAATCATACGATATTTAGATTTTTGATGCAATTAAAATTAAAAATGGGATTGTTTGATTATGAAAACAACTGA
- a CDS encoding aminotransferase class I/II-fold pyridoxal phosphate-dependent enzyme, producing MQAIILAAGMGKRLGEYTKNNTKCMVPVNGVPLIDRVLLQLSILSLNRVVIVVGYEGQKLMNYLGSEQHGLKIEYIDNPIYDKTNNIYSLALAKEKLLDDDTLLIESDLIFDDGMFKLLLDNPYPNLALVAKYESWMDGTMVRIDQDNNIVNFVPKAAFDFRETNSYYKTVNIYKFSKTFSRTKYVPFLEAYTKAVGNNEYYENVLRIISFLNSHDLKALPITDEKWYEIDDKQDLDIAEALFADEKDVLRKYYGRYGGFWRFPKMLDYCYLVNPYFNESRIIDEMEAFFRTLISEYPSGMKVNSLIASKCWGVKEDYIIPGNGAAELIKVLMETLPGTLGVTRPTFEEYPNRRDKEKLVTYIPQNSDYRYTAKDLMDFFEKNHADNILLINPDNPSGNFIPICDVLVLAAWCQKQDIRLIVDESFVDFSVGFENNSLLSNTLLEAYPTMVVMKSISKSYGVPGIRLGILCSADVTLIAKMKKMVSIWNINSFAEYFMQIFTKYEKDYKRACEKFIAEREDFEKKLKEISFLRVMPSQANYFLCEILPPKNANQLVLTMLKKYNILVRDCSDKQGFDGKQYMRIAVRSHEDNERFIHAFRDLDKN from the coding sequence ATGCAAGCAATTATTTTAGCTGCGGGTATGGGAAAGCGTCTTGGTGAATATACCAAGAATAATACCAAGTGTATGGTGCCTGTAAATGGTGTGCCATTAATAGATCGTGTTCTACTTCAGCTTTCAATTCTTTCTTTGAATCGTGTGGTGATTGTTGTTGGCTATGAAGGTCAAAAACTGATGAATTATCTTGGTAGCGAACAGCATGGTTTGAAGATTGAGTATATTGATAATCCTATTTATGACAAAACAAATAATATATATTCTTTGGCATTAGCAAAGGAAAAATTGCTGGATGATGATACATTGTTGATTGAAAGCGACCTCATTTTTGATGATGGTATGTTTAAATTGCTGCTTGATAATCCTTATCCTAATCTTGCGCTTGTCGCAAAATATGAAAGTTGGATGGATGGTACGATGGTCCGAATTGATCAAGATAACAATATTGTAAATTTTGTACCGAAGGCGGCTTTTGATTTTAGGGAAACAAACTCATATTATAAGACCGTAAATATCTACAAATTCTCTAAGACTTTTTCCAGAACAAAATATGTTCCCTTTTTGGAGGCATATACCAAGGCTGTTGGTAATAATGAGTACTATGAGAATGTGCTGCGTATTATATCCTTCTTGAATAGCCATGACCTGAAGGCTTTACCTATTACTGATGAGAAGTGGTATGAGATCGATGACAAGCAGGACTTGGATATTGCAGAGGCTTTGTTTGCTGATGAGAAAGATGTGCTTCGTAAGTATTATGGTCGCTATGGCGGTTTCTGGCGGTTTCCAAAAATGCTTGACTATTGCTATCTTGTGAATCCCTATTTCAATGAGAGTCGTATCATTGACGAAATGGAGGCTTTCTTTAGAACGCTTATTTCAGAATACCCCTCAGGTATGAAGGTGAACTCCCTCATTGCCAGTAAGTGCTGGGGCGTTAAAGAAGATTATATCATTCCAGGTAACGGAGCGGCAGAGTTGATAAAGGTCCTAATGGAAACTTTGCCTGGTACTTTAGGAGTGACTCGACCTACATTTGAGGAATATCCTAACAGACGCGATAAGGAAAAACTAGTGACTTATATTCCTCAGAATAGTGACTACCGCTATACAGCTAAAGACCTGATGGATTTCTTTGAGAAGAACCATGCTGACAATATTCTGCTGATTAACCCTGACAATCCTTCAGGAAACTTTATTCCTATCTGTGACGTATTAGTTTTGGCTGCTTGGTGCCAAAAACAGGATATCCGCTTGATAGTAGACGAAAGTTTTGTTGATTTTAGCGTTGGGTTTGAGAATAATTCTTTATTGAGTAATACACTCCTTGAAGCCTATCCCACAATGGTTGTAATGAAAAGCATCAGTAAGAGCTATGGTGTTCCAGGCATTCGTTTGGGCATTCTATGTTCAGCAGATGTAACACTAATTGCCAAGATGAAGAAGATGGTGAGCATCTGGAACATCAATTCCTTTGCTGAGTATTTCATGCAGATTTTCACCAAGTACGAAAAGGACTACAAACGTGCTTGCGAGAAATTCATTGCAGAACGTGAGGACTTCGAGAAAAAACTGAAGGAAATCAGTTTCTTGCGGGTAATGCCATCGCAAGCCAACTATTTCCTTTGTGAGATTCTTCCACCTAAGAATGCTAACCAGTTAGTGCTCACAATGCTTAAGAAATATAATATTTTGGTTCGTGATTGTTCTGACAAGCAAGGATTTGATGGAAAACAGTATATGCGAATTGCTGTTCGTAGTCATGAGGATAATGAACGATTTATTCACGCATTTCGGGACTTAGATAAAAATTAA
- the rfbC gene encoding dTDP-4-dehydrorhamnose 3,5-epimerase: protein MEVRKTSIDGVFIIEPRIFEDSRGYFFESFSQREFEEKIGPINFVQDNESKSSYGVMRGLHFQRPPFTQSKLVRCVKGAVLDVAVDIRKGSPTYGQHVAVELTEDNHRQFFIPKGFAHGFAVLSETAVFQYKCDEFYHPEADGGISILDESLNIDWHIPTDKAILSDKDTKHPLLKDFETPFNY, encoded by the coding sequence ATGGAAGTTAGAAAAACATCAATTGATGGTGTGTTCATTATCGAACCCCGAATTTTCGAGGATAGCCGTGGCTATTTCTTTGAATCTTTCTCTCAACGAGAGTTCGAAGAAAAAATCGGCCCAATCAATTTCGTTCAGGACAACGAGTCCAAATCAAGCTATGGCGTAATGCGTGGCTTGCATTTTCAGCGCCCTCCCTTCACTCAGAGCAAGCTGGTTCGCTGTGTCAAAGGTGCAGTACTTGATGTGGCTGTCGATATCCGCAAAGGCAGCCCCACCTATGGCCAGCATGTGGCTGTAGAACTTACCGAGGATAATCATCGTCAGTTCTTTATCCCCAAGGGATTCGCTCATGGCTTTGCAGTGTTGAGTGAAACAGCAGTATTCCAATACAAGTGCGATGAGTTCTATCACCCTGAGGCTGATGGCGGCATCAGTATCTTAGATGAAAGTCTGAATATCGATTGGCATATCCCAACGGATAAAGCCATCCTCTCCGACAAGGATACCAAACATCCCCTCCTCAAAGATTTTGAGACTCCTTTCAATTACTAA
- a CDS encoding NAD/NADP octopine/nopaline dehydrogenase family protein: MNITICGGGNLGHVVAGFLGSQRGQDISILTTCPEKWSQNIEVVDNKGEIFRGCPVSISSSPKDVIPNADVVLLCLPGFAIRDMLRAIEPYLTPNIWVGSIVSSTGFFFEAFSILTNNQPLFGFQRVPFISRIIEYGHRAELKGYKDSLSVAVMNVDDKEYMRKTLEVLFKTRTFLLNSFYEASLSNSNPLLHTARLYTMWKDWKPGLSYDVNPGFYSEWTVASSQLYLSMDDEFQKLLRIIGVQEGAIPSVLDYYECSDANSLTKKIRTIQAFQGILSPMTVNNHGRFEPDFSSRYFIEDFPYGLRYIIETAEKHNFDSPIMKEVYQWGMNMCNGNKMQ; this comes from the coding sequence ATGAATATTACGATTTGTGGAGGAGGAAACTTAGGGCACGTTGTGGCTGGTTTCTTAGGATCACAGAGAGGTCAGGATATATCTATTTTGACAACTTGTCCAGAAAAATGGTCTCAAAACATTGAAGTTGTTGATAACAAAGGTGAAATATTTAGAGGATGTCCTGTTTCTATTTCATCTAGCCCTAAAGATGTTATTCCTAATGCAGATGTTGTTTTGCTGTGTCTTCCTGGCTTTGCTATACGCGATATGTTAAGAGCAATAGAACCTTATTTGACTCCCAATATTTGGGTTGGTTCTATTGTGTCTAGTACAGGATTCTTTTTTGAAGCTTTTAGTATTCTGACTAATAATCAACCTCTATTTGGATTTCAGCGGGTGCCTTTTATATCTCGAATCATAGAATATGGGCACAGGGCAGAATTGAAAGGTTATAAGGATTCTTTAAGTGTCGCTGTCATGAATGTGGATGATAAGGAATATATGAGGAAGACATTAGAGGTTTTATTTAAAACGCGTACATTCCTTCTTAATAGTTTCTATGAGGCAAGTCTTTCAAATAGTAATCCGCTTCTTCACACAGCACGTTTATATACTATGTGGAAAGATTGGAAACCAGGACTTTCATATGATGTTAATCCTGGCTTCTATTCTGAATGGACAGTCGCTTCTTCTCAGCTATATTTATCAATGGATGATGAGTTCCAGAAACTTTTGAGAATAATAGGGGTACAAGAGGGAGCAATTCCTTCTGTTTTGGATTATTATGAATGTTCTGACGCAAATTCTTTAACAAAGAAAATACGTACAATACAGGCATTTCAAGGAATTTTATCCCCAATGACTGTTAATAATCATGGAAGGTTTGAACCTGATTTTTCAAGCCGGTATTTTATAGAAGATTTTCCTTATGGATTAAGGTATATTATCGAAACTGCGGAAAAGCATAATTTCGATAGCCCCATTATGAAAGAGGTCTATCAATGGGGTATGAATATGTGTAATGGAAATAAGATGCAATGA
- a CDS encoding LicD family protein, producing the protein MIKELLDLLSLGYYSKYRNNRVLLKQSSLMHEFGLEILDLFHRISLEQKKAIWLEFGTLLGAYRNHSFIKYDYDMDLGMYQDQYDLDFENTLIMSGFKKKHFFYQYRDGGRFLTEVTWEYKGFQIDIFLCTSDNGERHVFCYDKQNDESFAQNKWMFREYTIPEACPLVKLDLAGMECNAPADPKKCLETYYGESFMTPIADWTPSEPNKRFKNWFVDKAYGSITRVY; encoded by the coding sequence ATGATAAAGGAATTATTAGATTTGTTAAGTCTAGGATATTATTCAAAATATCGAAATAATAGAGTTTTATTGAAACAGAGTTCTTTAATGCATGAATTTGGGTTAGAGATTTTAGATTTGTTTCATAGAATTAGTCTTGAACAAAAAAAAGCGATATGGTTGGAGTTCGGAACATTGCTTGGGGCATACAGGAATCATTCTTTTATAAAATATGATTATGATATGGATTTGGGAATGTATCAGGATCAGTATGATCTTGATTTTGAAAATACTCTTATAATGAGTGGTTTTAAAAAGAAACATTTTTTCTATCAGTATAGAGATGGGGGGCGTTTTTTGACAGAAGTAACTTGGGAGTATAAAGGATTTCAAATCGATATTTTTTTGTGTACAAGTGACAATGGTGAACGACATGTTTTTTGTTATGATAAGCAGAATGACGAATCTTTTGCTCAAAACAAATGGATGTTTCGTGAGTATACCATACCGGAGGCATGTCCATTAGTGAAGTTGGATTTGGCTGGCATGGAATGTAATGCTCCTGCTGATCCAAAGAAATGTTTGGAAACGTATTATGGTGAATCTTTTATGACGCCTATTGCAGATTGGACTCCGTCTGAACCAAATAAGAGGTTTAAGAATTGGTTTGTAGATAAAGCCTATGGTAGCATTACAAGAGTGTACTAA
- a CDS encoding glycosyltransferase family 2 protein, translating into MDKHPILSLCIPTNGAVEWILPVIESIYSQGYDNEKFEVVITDNGKDSHLPVHIAKMSYPNLRYKQTTDEGFLNLVSCLKEGKGLFCKMINHRSVMLPGSIADMVALVEKYKDTQPVIYCSDGNIKCETDFVECSNIDEFVRHLSYWCSWSAGIGFWHKDIPVIPNIQLNEMFPNASLLFEIRKESEYVIWNKKYEQMCDDSGKGGYNLFHTFGVVLLDIIKGLFDDGRISSEAFGIVKKDLLGFLTELYKSEVILPTKHTFILKDIKKNVEVYYGVGGYWQMIIKANFYAFYTCIVSIASKVLKPILASFNRK; encoded by the coding sequence ATGGATAAGCATCCCATATTGTCGCTTTGTATTCCTACGAATGGTGCTGTGGAGTGGATACTCCCAGTTATTGAAAGTATCTATTCGCAGGGGTATGACAACGAAAAGTTTGAAGTGGTCATTACCGACAATGGTAAGGACTCACATTTACCTGTGCATATTGCTAAGATGAGTTATCCTAACCTCCGCTATAAGCAGACCACAGATGAAGGATTCTTGAATTTGGTAAGCTGCTTGAAAGAAGGAAAGGGATTGTTCTGTAAGATGATCAATCATCGCAGTGTGATGCTGCCTGGTAGCATCGCTGATATGGTTGCACTGGTAGAAAAATACAAGGATACCCAACCTGTTATCTATTGTTCTGATGGCAATATAAAGTGTGAAACAGATTTTGTTGAGTGCTCTAATATTGACGAATTTGTTCGTCACCTTTCATATTGGTGTAGTTGGAGTGCAGGTATTGGATTTTGGCATAAAGACATTCCGGTGATTCCCAATATCCAGCTTAATGAGATGTTTCCGAATGCCTCATTATTATTTGAAATTCGTAAAGAGTCCGAATATGTAATTTGGAACAAGAAATACGAGCAGATGTGTGATGACTCTGGAAAGGGAGGGTATAATCTGTTTCATACTTTTGGAGTTGTGCTACTTGATATCATCAAAGGTCTTTTTGATGACGGGCGTATAAGTTCTGAGGCATTTGGTATCGTCAAGAAAGATTTGCTTGGATTCTTAACCGAGTTGTATAAAAGCGAGGTGATACTACCTACTAAGCACACCTTTATTCTGAAAGATATCAAGAAAAATGTGGAGGTATATTATGGTGTGGGAGGTTATTGGCAAATGATAATTAAGGCCAATTTTTATGCCTTCTACACCTGTATTGTATCTATTGCGTCTAAAGTGTTGAAACCTATTCTGGCATCTTTTAATCGTAAATAG
- a CDS encoding lipopolysaccharide biosynthesis protein: MKKSVSATIWSVLDRIWAQIISFFIGIVLARLLTPDDYGLVGISMVFIAFSNVFIEAGFSNALIRKLDRTNIDYSTAFHFNTLMGVAMYAVLYFGAPWIADYFDDKQLIPLTRLVSITVVLNSLCIVQNAILTAEFRMREQAIINIVSQIPSGLLAVYLAYIGWGIYALAVNTILASFIRTVMFWIVTKWWPSWEFSMESMRYLWGFGSKLIGANFLGTVFNEIYTLLIGKYVNKTDLGFYSKGRSLSTQPETICNGVIQKVSLPLLANVQNDANLLREKYRELTKMVTCVMTIISGILIVIAKPLIILLWGEAWVGSVIAFQLLLLASVIGYVQSLTLVLLQIVNQTGYTLKLEFLKKPVYLVVILLSIQYGMIGLLIAYVINSLWGTFVNMSAPQRYLSYSYFEQIKDVLIYVAAWIFGSILVWGFSLFVHPCYVVDIVFRMAIMAVIYVGFLGLMKDEVFMKYSKQIYLTCKNKLAL, from the coding sequence ATGAAAAAGTCTGTATCTGCAACTATTTGGAGTGTCTTAGATCGAATTTGGGCTCAGATTATTAGCTTCTTTATTGGGATCGTTTTAGCTCGCTTACTTACCCCCGATGATTACGGTTTGGTGGGGATTAGTATGGTTTTTATTGCGTTTTCTAATGTTTTTATTGAAGCAGGATTCTCTAATGCTCTTATTCGAAAATTAGATAGAACAAATATCGATTATTCAACAGCATTCCATTTTAACACTTTAATGGGAGTTGCTATGTATGCAGTGTTATATTTCGGTGCTCCTTGGATAGCAGATTATTTTGATGACAAACAGCTGATTCCACTCACAAGGTTAGTAAGCATTACTGTTGTGTTGAATTCTCTATGTATAGTGCAAAATGCAATTCTTACAGCAGAATTCAGAATGCGCGAACAGGCGATAATAAATATTGTATCGCAAATCCCATCAGGACTTTTAGCTGTTTATCTGGCATATATAGGTTGGGGCATATACGCTTTGGCAGTGAATACAATATTGGCTTCATTCATTAGAACTGTTATGTTCTGGATTGTTACAAAATGGTGGCCTTCTTGGGAATTTAGTATGGAGTCTATGCGCTATTTGTGGGGGTTCGGTTCTAAACTAATTGGTGCAAATTTCTTAGGTACGGTATTTAATGAGATATATACCTTATTGATTGGTAAATACGTTAATAAAACTGATTTGGGCTTCTATTCAAAGGGGCGTTCATTGTCAACACAGCCGGAAACGATATGTAACGGAGTTATTCAGAAGGTATCTTTACCATTATTAGCTAATGTTCAAAATGATGCAAATTTGCTACGAGAGAAATATAGGGAGTTAACCAAAATGGTAACTTGCGTAATGACAATTATAAGTGGAATTCTAATTGTAATTGCCAAACCACTAATTATTCTCTTGTGGGGTGAAGCTTGGGTAGGATCTGTTATTGCTTTTCAGCTTTTGTTGTTAGCTAGTGTTATCGGCTATGTCCAATCATTAACTCTTGTGTTACTACAGATTGTTAATCAGACTGGATATACATTGAAATTGGAATTTTTGAAGAAACCAGTATACCTTGTTGTTATTCTCTTGTCCATACAATATGGGATGATAGGATTGCTGATAGCTTATGTTATTAATTCATTATGGGGTACTTTTGTGAATATGTCAGCGCCACAAAGATATTTATCATATTCTTATTTTGAGCAAATTAAAGATGTCCTTATTTATGTTGCTGCTTGGATTTTTGGTTCCATTCTTGTATGGGGATTTTCCTTGTTTGTTCATCCTTGTTACGTTGTTGATATAGTTTTTCGAATGGCAATAATGGCTGTAATATATGTTGGTTTTCTTGGCTTAATGAAAGATGAAGTTTTTATGAAATATAGTAAGCAGATATATCTAACCTGCAAAAATAAGTTAGCGTTATGA
- a CDS encoding acyltransferase yields MIKLSIKKLLKCLMWIASRVFPYTLSERTRAFRDVLYTMWICNYIGHMGEHSTISKPCSLQGWGQKRISIGDYTCIQSHGVLGCWERYGEQRFSPSLTIGNHCSIGEYNHITVCNKITIGDGLLTGRFVYIGDNSHGGLSIEEATVPPAERKLYSKGEIVIGNNVWIGDKATILAGVHIGDNVIIGANSVITKDVPSNTMVAGAPARMIKSLN; encoded by the coding sequence ATGATAAAGTTATCGATAAAGAAACTTCTTAAATGCTTGATGTGGATAGCCAGCAGGGTGTTTCCATACACATTGAGCGAAAGAACGCGAGCGTTCAGGGATGTTTTATACACCATGTGGATTTGTAATTATATCGGCCATATGGGGGAGCACTCAACAATCTCTAAACCATGCAGTCTTCAGGGTTGGGGACAGAAGCGTATTTCGATAGGCGATTATACCTGCATCCAGAGTCATGGCGTTCTCGGTTGTTGGGAACGGTATGGTGAACAGCGTTTTTCGCCTTCTTTGACGATAGGCAATCATTGCAGCATCGGTGAATATAACCATATCACAGTTTGCAATAAGATTACCATAGGCGATGGCCTTTTGACTGGACGCTTTGTATATATAGGTGACAATAGTCATGGGGGATTGAGTATCGAAGAAGCAACAGTACCTCCTGCTGAAAGAAAATTGTATTCTAAAGGAGAAATCGTAATAGGTAATAACGTTTGGATAGGCGATAAGGCCACTATCCTTGCTGGGGTTCATATTGGAGATAACGTAATAATAGGGGCAAATTCTGTAATAACAAAAGATGTTCCTTCAAACACAATGGTGGCAGGTGCGCCTGCTAGAATGATTAAATCATTAAATTGA
- a CDS encoding sugar 3,4-ketoisomerase, whose translation MKTIENGIIKDRPTVFDCGLYTLEKNHEPEGNLTFVYNDVHVPFDVKRVFYSYDIPGGESRGAHAHKECHQFLIAASGSFEVALDDGVNKRTVLLNRPFYGLHVPPGVWAAEQGFSSGSICLVLASEGYSEDDYIRNYDEYLEYIKIQNNG comes from the coding sequence ATGAAGACTATAGAAAATGGAATAATCAAAGATAGACCTACGGTTTTTGATTGTGGCCTATATACATTAGAGAAGAATCACGAACCAGAGGGAAATTTAACATTCGTTTATAATGATGTGCATGTTCCCTTTGATGTGAAGCGTGTGTTTTACTCCTATGATATTCCTGGAGGCGAGTCTCGTGGTGCGCATGCTCATAAGGAATGTCATCAGTTTTTGATAGCAGCAAGTGGTAGTTTTGAAGTGGCGTTGGATGACGGAGTCAATAAACGTACGGTATTGTTAAACCGCCCGTTTTATGGGCTTCATGTTCCTCCTGGAGTTTGGGCTGCAGAACAAGGCTTTTCTTCTGGCTCAATTTGCTTGGTACTGGCTTCTGAGGGGTACTCTGAGGATGATTATATCCGCAATTATGATGAATATTTAGAATATATTAAGATACAGAATAATGGTTAA